One Streptomyces sp. B21-105 genomic region harbors:
- the sigM gene encoding RNA polymerase sigma factor SigM, whose translation MPDGAAHDPVSDMDLLARHVEGDPDAFGELVRRHRDRLWAVALRTLGDREEAADAVQDALVSAYRAAHTFRGQSAVTTWLHRITVNACLDRARKAASRKTSPVDDAERLEQLLEPHESASAPAERNDLHRQLIEALGTLPPDQRAALVLVDMQGYPVAEAAQVLDVPTGTVKSRCARGRARLLPLLTHLRPGGGDADKNPEAGRRRGSGRNQAQGTSVPPAAEPHVEGPDGAGTGDSTAVKGGGGRA comes from the coding sequence ATGCCGGACGGCGCCGCACACGACCCAGTGAGCGACATGGACCTCCTCGCCCGCCACGTCGAGGGCGACCCCGACGCCTTCGGCGAGCTCGTACGGCGTCACCGTGACCGCCTCTGGGCGGTGGCCCTGCGCACGCTGGGAGACCGCGAGGAAGCCGCTGACGCCGTCCAGGACGCCCTCGTGTCCGCCTACCGGGCCGCCCACACCTTCCGCGGCCAGTCCGCCGTCACGACCTGGCTGCACCGCATCACGGTGAACGCCTGCCTCGACCGGGCGCGCAAGGCGGCTTCCCGCAAAACCTCACCGGTCGACGACGCCGAACGGCTGGAGCAGCTGCTGGAGCCGCACGAGTCCGCGTCCGCCCCCGCCGAACGCAACGACCTGCACCGCCAGCTCATCGAGGCGCTCGGCACCCTCCCGCCCGACCAGCGCGCCGCACTGGTCCTCGTGGACATGCAGGGCTACCCCGTCGCCGAGGCCGCCCAGGTGCTCGACGTGCCGACCGGGACCGTCAAGAGCCGCTGCGCCCGTGGCAGAGCGAGACTCCTGCCCCTGCTCACCCATCTGCGGCCGGGCGGCGGTGACGCCGACAAGAACCCCGAGGCCGGCAGAAGACGGGGGTCAGGACGGAACCAGGCGCAGGGGACATCCGTCCCACCGGCAGCGGAACCTCATGTCGAGGGTCCGGACGGCGCCGGGACAGGCGATTCCACTGCAGTGAAGGGCGGAGGTGGGCGGGCGTGA
- the trxA gene encoding thioredoxin, translated as MAGTLKNVTDADFEEVVLKSDKPVLVDFWAEWCGPCRQIAPSLEAIAAEHGEKIEIVKLNIDENPATAAKYGVMSIPTLNVYQGGEVAKTIVGAKPKAALVRDLETFISE; from the coding sequence GTGGCCGGCACCCTGAAGAATGTGACCGACGCCGACTTCGAAGAGGTCGTCCTCAAGAGCGACAAGCCCGTCCTGGTGGACTTCTGGGCCGAGTGGTGCGGTCCGTGCCGCCAGATCGCTCCCTCCCTCGAGGCGATCGCCGCCGAGCACGGCGAGAAGATCGAGATCGTCAAGCTCAACATCGACGAGAACCCGGCCACGGCAGCCAAGTACGGCGTCATGTCGATCCCGACCCTCAACGTGTACCAGGGCGGCGAGGTCGCCAAGACCATCGTCGGTGCCAAGCCGAAGGCTGCACTCGTACGCGACCTAGAGACCTTCATCTCCGAGTGA
- the trxB gene encoding thioredoxin-disulfide reductase: MSDVRNVIIIGSGPAGYTAALYTARASLKPLVFEGAVTAGGALMNTTEVENFPGFQDGIMGPELMDNMRAQAERFGAELIPDDIVSVDLTGEIKTVTDTAGTIHRAKAVIVTTGSQHRKLGLPNEDALSGRGVSWCATCDGFFFKDQDIAVIGGGDTAMEEATFLSRFAKSVTIVHRRDTLRASKAMQERAFADPKIKFIWDSEVAEIHGDPKLAGLKLRNLKTGELSDLAVTGLFIAIGHDPRTELFKGQLDLDEEGYLKVAAPSTRTNLTGVFAAGDVVDHTYRQAITAAGTGCSSALDAERYLAALADEEQAEPEKTTV, from the coding sequence GTGAGCGACGTCCGTAACGTGATCATCATCGGCTCCGGTCCCGCCGGCTACACCGCCGCGCTGTACACCGCGCGCGCGTCGCTGAAGCCGCTGGTGTTCGAAGGCGCAGTCACCGCGGGCGGTGCTCTGATGAACACCACCGAGGTCGAGAACTTCCCCGGCTTCCAGGACGGCATCATGGGCCCCGAGCTCATGGACAACATGCGCGCCCAGGCCGAGCGCTTCGGTGCCGAGCTGATCCCCGACGACATCGTCTCCGTGGACCTCACCGGTGAGATCAAGACCGTCACGGACACCGCCGGCACTATCCACCGTGCCAAGGCCGTCATCGTGACCACCGGATCCCAGCACCGCAAGCTCGGCCTGCCGAACGAGGACGCCCTGTCCGGCCGCGGCGTCTCCTGGTGTGCCACCTGTGACGGCTTCTTCTTCAAGGACCAGGACATCGCCGTGATCGGCGGCGGCGACACCGCGATGGAGGAGGCCACCTTCCTCTCGCGCTTCGCCAAGTCCGTGACGATCGTCCATCGCCGGGACACGCTGCGCGCCTCCAAGGCGATGCAGGAGCGCGCCTTCGCCGACCCGAAGATCAAGTTCATCTGGGACAGCGAGGTCGCGGAGATCCACGGTGACCCGAAGCTGGCCGGGCTGAAGCTGCGCAACCTCAAGACCGGCGAGCTGTCGGACCTGGCGGTGACCGGTCTGTTCATCGCCATCGGCCACGACCCGCGGACCGAGCTCTTCAAGGGCCAGCTCGACCTCGACGAGGAGGGCTACCTGAAGGTCGCCGCGCCGTCCACCCGCACCAACCTCACTGGTGTCTTCGCCGCCGGCGACGTCGTGGACCACACCTACCGCCAGGCGATCACCGCAGCCGGCACCGGCTGCTCCTCCGCTCTCGACGCTGAGCGCTACCTCGCCGCGCTCGCGGACGAGGAGCAGGCCGAGCCCGAGAAGACCACCGTCTGA
- a CDS encoding GNAT family N-acetyltransferase: protein MGRRLVPLTLDNLQDLPRRCRSCVFWELDPVRGEAAVNAGTSALEKESWISAVLLDWGSCGRVVYVDDAPVGFVLYAPPAYVPRSTAFPTSPVSPDAVQLMTAFIMPGYQGQGLGRVMVQTVAKDLLRRGFKAIEAFGDARWSGPACVLPADHLLAVGFKTMRSHPAHPRLRLELRTTLSWKEDVEMALDRLLGAVQKEPALRPL, encoded by the coding sequence ATGGGGCGTCGGCTCGTACCGCTCACGCTGGACAACCTTCAGGACCTTCCCAGACGCTGTCGCTCGTGTGTCTTCTGGGAACTGGATCCCGTCAGGGGCGAGGCCGCGGTAAATGCGGGGACATCCGCTCTGGAGAAGGAGTCCTGGATTTCTGCCGTCCTGCTGGACTGGGGATCGTGCGGCAGGGTCGTCTATGTGGACGACGCTCCGGTGGGCTTCGTTCTCTACGCGCCGCCTGCCTACGTTCCCCGCTCGACGGCCTTTCCCACGAGCCCCGTGTCGCCGGACGCCGTGCAGTTGATGACAGCGTTCATCATGCCGGGGTACCAGGGGCAGGGTCTGGGCCGTGTGATGGTCCAGACCGTCGCCAAGGATCTGCTGCGACGGGGCTTCAAGGCGATCGAGGCGTTCGGCGACGCCCGCTGGTCCGGGCCGGCCTGCGTACTCCCTGCCGATCATCTACTGGCGGTGGGCTTCAAGACGATGCGTTCTCATCCCGCCCATCCCCGATTGCGGCTGGAGCTGCGGACGACGCTCTCTTGGAAGGAAGACGTGGAGATGGCGCTGGACCGGCTGCTGGGGGCGGTCCAGAAGGAACCTGCGTTGCGGCCTCTGTAG
- a CDS encoding anti-sigma factor family protein — protein sequence MTSTRDTTGHPDVAEISDLTEGLLDPARSAAVRRHLDTCTLCADVHDSLEEIRDLLGTQPEPPRMPGAVARRIDAALAAEALLGATAADAEAASVSRETTTAPGRPAGHARSTTTGPGRKSQKGGSGRTRLGRRRVAVLGAVFTAAALGLGSVLVSSLTGGGSPGTTAHQTAVPDTFSTSKLEGQVAALLTKAGGSRTPQSKGIQGETGDESGSETGKGSPRVLRQPTLPSCVQQGIGRSEPALATEEGTYQGTPALLVVLPDTSDSTRVDAYVMDRTCVDHASASPADVLLTTTYTRR from the coding sequence GTGACATCCACGAGAGACACGACCGGGCACCCGGACGTCGCAGAGATCTCCGACCTCACCGAGGGCCTGCTCGATCCCGCCCGGAGCGCCGCCGTCCGCCGACACCTGGACACCTGCACCCTCTGCGCGGACGTCCATGACTCGCTGGAGGAGATCCGAGACCTCCTCGGCACGCAGCCCGAACCGCCGCGCATGCCGGGCGCTGTCGCCCGCCGTATCGACGCCGCCCTCGCCGCCGAGGCCCTGCTTGGCGCCACGGCCGCCGACGCGGAAGCGGCCTCTGTTTCACGTGAAACAACGACGGCCCCAGGCCGCCCCGCGGGGCATGCCCGCAGCACCACCACTGGGCCGGGCCGGAAAAGCCAGAAGGGCGGCAGCGGCCGCACGCGGCTCGGTCGTCGTCGGGTAGCCGTCCTCGGCGCGGTCTTCACCGCGGCGGCACTGGGACTCGGCTCGGTCCTGGTGTCGTCCCTCACGGGCGGCGGGAGCCCGGGCACCACGGCGCATCAGACCGCCGTGCCGGACACCTTCTCCACCAGCAAGCTCGAGGGGCAGGTCGCCGCTCTCCTGACCAAGGCCGGAGGCTCCCGCACCCCGCAGAGCAAGGGCATCCAGGGAGAGACCGGCGACGAGTCCGGCAGCGAAACCGGCAAGGGATCGCCCCGAGTCCTGCGACAGCCCACGCTTCCGTCGTGCGTGCAGCAGGGGATCGGCCGCAGCGAGCCGGCTCTCGCCACTGAAGAGGGCACCTACCAGGGGACGCCGGCTCTGCTCGTCGTACTCCCCGACACTTCGGACAGCACCCGGGTCGACGCCTACGTCATGGACAGGACCTGCGTGGATCATGCATCGGCGAGCCCGGCCGACGTTCTGCTGACGACCACTTACACCCGTCGCTGA